One Benincasa hispida cultivar B227 chromosome 5, ASM972705v1, whole genome shotgun sequence genomic window carries:
- the LOC120077258 gene encoding uncharacterized mitochondrial protein AtMg00810-like translates to MAEEFEIKDLRSLRYFLGMEVARSKEEISVSQRKYTLDLLQETEMTECKLEDTPVEVNNNLVNSVDNVPVNKERYQCLVGKLIYLSHTRLDISYAVSLVSQFMQAPCERHMKIVTRILRYLKSTPRKGLMFRKNDRRCIEAYTDSDWAGSATDRKLTSGHCTFVWGNLVTWRSKKQGVVAKSSAEAEYRAMSLGIY, encoded by the coding sequence ATGGCAGaggagtttgaaattaaagatctTCGTTCCTTGAGGTACTTCCTAGGCATGGAGGTAGCAAGATCAAAGGAAGAGATCTCAGTGTCTCAGAGAAAATATACGTTAGACCTTCTACAAGAGACTGAGATGACTGAATGTAAACTTGAAGATACTCCAGTTGAGGTCAACAATAATTTGGTAAACTCAGTAGACAACGTACCAGTGAACAAGGAGAGATATCAATGTCTTGTAGGGAAGCTGATATATCTCTCACACACCAGACTTGATATTTCATATGCTGTGAGTTTGGTAAGCCAGTTTATGCAAGCCCCATGTGAGAGACACATGAAAATTGTTACCCGGATTCTGAGATATCTAAAGTCAACACCTAGGAAGGGCTTGATGTTCAGGAAAAATGATAGAAGATGCATCGAAGCCTACACTGACTCAGACTGGGCCGGTTCTGCTACTGACAGGAAGTTAACCTCGGGGCATTGTACCTTTGTATGGGGAAACCTTGTTACATGGAGGAGTAAGAAACAGGGTGTTGTGGCTAAAAGTAGTGCCGAAGCTGAATACAGAGCTATGAGCTTGGGTATCTATTAg